TGCCCCGATCGCCTTTGCCTGCTGTTGCATAACTGGGTTAGTGACAGCAGTTGTGATGGCTGCCGCCAAACGGTCTACAGTTAACTCGGCTTTGGGAATAGGAGACGGACTCATGCCCAATTTCATTACTCGATCGCCCCAGAACGGCTGGTCGCCAAAGAAGGGGACAACGACAGAGGGTACTCCCGCTCTGAGCGCAGCGGCTGTCGTTCCAGCTCCACCATGATGGACGATCGCCGCCATTTGAGGAAACAACCAATCATGGGGAACGGAAGACAGAAGAAACACATCATCCGACAGTTCGGTTTGAGCAATCCCTCCCCAGCCTGTGAGCAAAATCCCCCGTTGCCCTGCTTGCTTGAGAGCACCCAGAATGACCTGAGTAAACTGTGCTGCATCCTCCCCGCTCATGCTGCCGAAACCGACATAAACTGGGGCTGATCCTGCTGCAAGGAAATCTAGAAGTGCCAGGGAGGGTTGCCAATCTAATGCCTGATTGAGAAACCAATAGCCAGTGATCTGAATGCGATCGCTCCAATTGGCAGGTTTAGGCACAACTAACGAACTATAGCCGTAGAGAGCAGGGGTAGGTAAATGATCAAGTCTGCGGTAAATATTTCCAAAAGGAATGGGTGGAAGATGTAACTGCGAACGGCGAAACTCATTCAACGGTTGCCTGAAGACTAATCCAAACCCTTCCATCAACAGTGAATAACTCAGCCGATTGAGAATTCCACCTAAATGCAATGTGGGAGACAGCGAAGGATATGGGAAATCTGGGTTAGAACTCTGAGGCATCAAGGAGGCAAAGAAACCAGGAATTCCTAATGCTTCAGCAATGTCATAGCCCCAAACGGCTGTAGCAGTGAAAATGATTGCATCACTATCCTGACAAGCTGCCCAAGAATCGGATATGGCTTGAGCAACGAGCGGTTGCACCATTTGGGCGTATTGCTTGATCAATAAAATTGGATTCTGGCTCTTCAGCATGTTCTGTCCAGCCTCACTTGCCATCATGGCTTGGACATCTCCTGCGATCGCGGCAAACTCTAGTCCATAGTTTTGCGCCATCTCCTGAAACGTGTCGTGGGTGGCGAGCTTAACTTGATATCCAGCCTGTTTCAATCCTTGTCCAAGGGCAATGAATGGTTGAATATCCCCTCGTGATCCCGTTGTTAAAATCGTAATTCTCATAACGCCTCCAGTATGAGTTTCTTTTGGTAATTTATCGAACCAAACCGTTCGGTTCGATTCGATAATTGAATAGTAGACTGAGTGCTTTGGTTGCCAATTCACCTGATCGGGTAGTCTTTAGACCGTACCGTACGGTACGATTAATGAGTTGGTTCAGGTCGCACTATGCCTAAAGAAGCTAAGCAAAGCGCCAAGGCAGAACAAATTTTGCAGGGAGCCTTACAAGAATTTTTGCGGGATGGCTATGCTGCCACTAGCATGGCTCGGATTGCAGCAACCGCAGGAGTATCGAAAGAGACGCTCTACAGCTATTTTGAGAGTAAGGAGAAGCTATTTGCGGCGATCGTTCAATACACTGCTGAACAGCATTTACAGCAGGTGTTTGCCTCAGAACCATTGCCACCTGATCCGGTAGAACAATTACGAATACTAGCGGCTAAGAGCGTTACTCCTGAAAATCTTGACCCGATGCGAATGAACTTTTATCGGTTGATTGTGGGGGAATCGGGGCGATTTCCTGACCTGGCTCGGTTCTATGTTGAGCATTTTGAAAAACCGGGTTTGGAGGTTTCAGCGAATCTTCTGCAAGCCACTCCTCAACTTCGCAGTTCAGACCCACAAGCCGTTGCCTGGATTATTTCTGGAACATTGAGCCACTACTATCAAATGATGGAAATGCTGCAAGGCAAGGATATTCTGGACATGACCTTCGATCGCCTGGTGGAAGCTCTGATTGAATTATTGTTTGGCGATCGCTGATCGCATCTTTGCTGATTCATATCAAGATTGCATTCCTGGGGGCATTCCTCAAACTGTGGGAGCGCATCCTCTATCTCATACCAGAGTGCTTTAGATTTCACAAAAATGTGTTCGCGTGGACGCTACGATGACATTACAATCTTGTGCTGCGGCTGCGATCGTTTCAAACTGTGTGGCAACTGTGTCTTCCATCATCTGACGCCGCTGCTCGGGTGTGGGTCGGGCTGCTGTTGGGTTAGCTTTCCCGGTCGAGCGCAGTTCGGGTCCGATCGGTGTGACGAGCATTCCCAGACGCTCGATCCAGTTGCGGAAATCGGGCGGCACGCACAGGCGAACCTCCTGGTCGAGGGCTTGCAATGCTAACGCGATCGCCACCAGCGGCTGGACATCTCCCCGTGATCTGATCGTTGATAACATGATACGCATCATTACCTCCTCCCTTCATGCAATTCGAGATCATTCTGCAACAAGCGCTAAAGTGCATAACGCTTAAATTCAGCGATGTAGCAGTCTGCATGAAACCGTGAATGCTGAGGAGACTTGAGCCGCTGCGTTAGTTGCAACGATTCATTAGGGAACCAGCGGAGCAGGTGTGCTCTCCCCACTATCAGGAGCAGGCAGCGGCGCGCACAATCCCAAGAGCGTGCCATCCGGTGCCCGAACGTACGCAACCTCCTGTCCCCAAGGCAGCACATACGGCTCAGCTAGCACCTTTGCCCCCGCCGCAACAGCCCGCGTGAACGCACCGCGAACATCGTCTGTCGTAAAGGCTACCTCGATGTTCGCGACGCGCGTTCCTAAACTCGGACGTTCATACCCTGCTGGCATCAAACGCTCCCCCGTTGAGTGTGCCGCAACCGCTAGACTGGCAGCCCCACACCCCGTTAACTCCCCAAACTGGTAGTCAGGGTCGTAAAAATGGCGTGTCAATCCAAGCGCACGCTCGTAAAACTCTAGGGTGGCTGGCACCGCTCCATCCTCCACATAGACCACCATGCTCGTTAATTTCATCCGACCTCCTTGTAAGCACCTCTTATACAGCCAGCTAACAACCCAGATCACTCGCCACAGGAAGGGAGCAAGGCACGAGCAGATCGTAGGGGGTTGGGTACAGCATTATTCTGCCTCATGTTCATCTTTTTAATCTTCAACTGAGCCATCGTTGAATCCCGATCGCCTGCATAATGAGTTCGACAGCCAGGGCAGCCAAAATCATGCCTGTAAGACGCTCTAAGATGGCAGCACCGTTATTGCCATGACACGTAGAATCGGCTCAGCTAGCAGCATCAATCCATAGGTAATGGACATAATAACTATCACAACACAAGCTGTTACCATCTGTGACGCGATCGAATAAACGTGATTATCTGTCAGCAGAACCACAGCCATGATTGCTTCTGCTCCTGCAATAGACGGTACTGCCAGCGGAAAAACCGCCATATCGTGACCTTTTTCAGGCGTTACCGGTTCCTGGGAAAAGCCAAAAATCATTTGCATGGCAAACAAGAACAGGATCAAACCGCCTGCAACTTGCAAAGAAAGTAACTGAATTTCCATCGCTGACAGAATGGCTTGTCCGACTACGATAGACCCCAACAAAATTACTGTGGAGTAAACAGCAGCCCTAAACGCTATCTTACGGCGCTGCGTTTGAGATAGCTGTGCCGACAACGAAGCAAAAAGCACAACCGTTCCAAGCGGTTCAATCGTTACCCACAACGTCAGGAAGTCGCTCAATGCTTTATCAATCATGTCTGAAGTTTAGATGGTTTAGATTTGGTCATCTTTAGAAAGCCGCGCAGAGGTGGAAGGACCATGTTCAGGGGATGTAAACAACATTGAAGTAGGCACAGAAATTTTCCCGCTGCAACATGCTTGTTGGGATTGTGAGGCAGATTCTGTGTATTTGATCAGGGTGAGTGAAAATCTTACACTTAACGTGGACGCATCATCTTCAAATACTCAACAGCAGCTTCCTCAACCGCTTCACGATGGATAATTGCTGCTGAACGTAACGATCGATAAATTTCGATGCACCGTTCCAATGCGAGATAACAACTCTCCCGATCGTGCAGAGCGATTGTGCTTTCAAGAGCTTCAGCGAGGGTCGGTGCAAGCTGCTCAATCTTCCGGACCCCAGTTGGTTTGCATCCTGCTTGCAGTAGTCCTAGAGGACCGAGAACAGTGCTTCGTAGATAGGAAATGAAGGTTGTGAAGGGAGTTTGTGAAGGAAGTTGATGTTTGCTGCTGTGGTTAGCCCACGCCACTTGTACGCTCCCACCGCCACACGAAACCGTCCTCCGGATCGTTCACCTCTCCAACCCAGCGAAACCCACACTTGGTGAGAACCCGGGTTGAGGCATTCTCCTCGGGTCGCGTGTGGGCACAGACTAACTGCACTTCAGGACTCTCTAAGGCATAGCGGGTCAGGGCTGCTGCTGCCTCAGTGGCGTACCCACGCCCTTGGTGATCTACATTGACGCTGTAGGCAATTTCAACGACTCGATCGGAACTGGGTGGACCTTTGTACCCACAGCTGCCAATGACGGCACCGCTCGTCTTGAGCACGATCGCAAAGCCGTGCGTCCACGGATCAGTAGACGGGGCAGCCCGAAGTTGGGCGAGCCAATTTGGGGAAACCTCAGCCTGGTCTGCAGGGCTCATCGCCGCAATTTGGGCAAGAATCGCTTCGGTCGATTGCAGCACAAGGCGGAGATGTGCAGTCTCAAGTTCCATAGTGTTAGGCATGTTCCTGCTCCTACCATGACTCTGGATACTCGGCATGGGTTGGAAGCCCGCCGCTCGCACAACCCCACGGCACTCTCGATGCCCAGAAGATGTGATCGGTCGGAGTAATAGACGGGGCTGTATCCAACGAGCCAGCCGGAATCACCATGATCTTACCGTTGCGTGTGAGACGTGGGACTGGGCACCCGCAATGACTGCAAAACCATTTGCTGAAGCTCTTTGCTGTGGGCAGGTCATACCGGGTGATGACTTCTTCCCCTGACAGCCAGCGGAATTGGCTGGGATCAATGGTTAGATTGGTGGCGTGACCTGTGCCCGTGCCTTTGCGACAGCGTGAGCAGTGGCAATGAGCCATTTTCTGGAATGGTGGATTCACTTCAAATGTCACCGTTCCGCACAAGCAACCACCGTGAATGCTGGACTGATTCATCTGCTCTTTCTGATCGCCTAACATGCTGCTTCAACCGCTGCAGATAACTTTTCGAACTTAACTAGCGTGCAAACAGATTATCAGCTAACTGGCGCATACTCGATATTTCTATACCAAACCATAACTCCTCGCGGACTGCCTTACACTGCCAACCGTCGATCGCCATACCACTGGCTCAATTCTCGCTCAATCTCATCAAGGATTACGATCGCCTCTTTGATCAATCCTGCATCAGCCGCCAATAGCGCAAACACTGACTCAATCCGTCGTTGATAGTTCGCAGGGCAAAGCGTAAAGCTATTAGCCAGTGCCACAGCGCCCTTCTCATTCAGCAGGTATGCCTCATTCAGTGCGAAGAGTACCTGATTCATACAAGCCACACTGCGAAAACAGCAGCCTGCGGCATAGGCAACATCACCACGTGCAACTGCCTTCTGAGCAACCACCAGCGAGAAACTGATTTCCCAGGCAAACTTGTCAATCGTTGCTTGCTTAAGCTTCGCTGGATAAGGTGTTGTCTGAGTCTTCAAAGCAGCTAGAACGCCGTACGGATCGTGAAGTGGCAGACCAAGGGAAATCTTCACCCATATAGATTGAGGATACAAAGCCATGGGGGTGTCCCCAGATTTGCAGTGTGGCTCCCCCTGCTGGCACCGTCCCAATCATGGCAGGGGTGAAGTTTGAACCAGGATATCAGGACGATCGCATTGGGTTTGCGGCTTTCCAGGTTGAACTCAACCCCAGCAGCGGTTGAGCGGAGATGCAGTGTGAAGCATTGTGAGAGCAAGAACGCGCCGATCGCTAAATTGAAAAAATAGGCTGCAAATTTGCCTTTCTCTTGGGGAGCCACAGCAAAACCTGAAGTGTGTTGCAGCGAGAGTTCCCTGATGGAAAAGGCGATCTGGTGATGGAAGGCGGTAAGGTGCTCGATCGCGGTCTAATTCCGGCTTAGGGATCTTAGGCAGAATGGAAAGCAAAAAACAGACCGAAGAGACGTTAAAGGATTCGGGCTAATTCCTGAATCAGGGATATTATATGGAAAGTTCGTCGGGCTAATGTCCGATTTGGGTGATTAGATAGAATCAATTCAGCCTAATTGCCTCTATAGGGTGAATCGCCCGAATCAATTCTGTCTAATACGGAGTTAGACAGCAAATTGAGTAGTGCTAAATTCAGAGGTAT
This genomic interval from Trichocoleus sp. contains the following:
- a CDS encoding glycosyltransferase, producing the protein MRITILTTGSRGDIQPFIALGQGLKQAGYQVKLATHDTFQEMAQNYGLEFAAIAGDVQAMMASEAGQNMLKSQNPILLIKQYAQMVQPLVAQAISDSWAACQDSDAIIFTATAVWGYDIAEALGIPGFFASLMPQSSNPDFPYPSLSPTLHLGGILNRLSYSLLMEGFGLVFRQPLNEFRRSQLHLPPIPFGNIYRRLDHLPTPALYGYSSLVVPKPANWSDRIQITGYWFLNQALDWQPSLALLDFLAAGSAPVYVGFGSMSGEDAAQFTQVILGALKQAGQRGILLTGWGGIAQTELSDDVFLLSSVPHDWLFPQMAAIVHHGGAGTTAAALRAGVPSVVVPFFGDQPFWGDRVMKLGMSPSPIPKAELTVDRLAAAITTAVTNPVMQQQAKAIGAVIRAENGVQQAIEVMEHYLATSKYQSAQYA
- a CDS encoding TetR/AcrR family transcriptional regulator, coding for MPKEAKQSAKAEQILQGALQEFLRDGYAATSMARIAATAGVSKETLYSYFESKEKLFAAIVQYTAEQHLQQVFASEPLPPDPVEQLRILAAKSVTPENLDPMRMNFYRLIVGESGRFPDLARFYVEHFEKPGLEVSANLLQATPQLRSSDPQAVAWIISGTLSHYYQMMEMLQGKDILDMTFDRLVEALIELLFGDR
- a CDS encoding glycosyltransferase is translated as MMRIMLSTIRSRGDVQPLVAIALALQALDQEVRLCVPPDFRNWIERLGMLVTPIGPELRSTGKANPTAARPTPEQRRQMMEDTVATQFETIAAAAQDCNVIVASTRTHFCEI
- a CDS encoding VOC family protein is translated as MPATLEFYERALGLTRHFYDPDYQFGELTGCGAASLAVAAHSTGERLMPAGYERPSLGTRVANIEVAFTTDDVRGAFTRAVAAGAKVLAEPYVLPWGQEVAYVRAPDGTLLGLCAPLPAPDSGESTPAPLVP
- a CDS encoding MarC family protein, translating into MIDKALSDFLTLWVTIEPLGTVVLFASLSAQLSQTQRRKIAFRAAVYSTVILLGSIVVGQAILSAMEIQLLSLQVAGGLILFLFAMQMIFGFSQEPVTPEKGHDMAVFPLAVPSIAGAEAIMAVVLLTDNHVYSIASQMVTACVVIVIMSITYGLMLLAEPILRVMAITVLPS
- a CDS encoding GNAT family N-acetyltransferase — encoded protein: MELETAHLRLVLQSTEAILAQIAAMSPADQAEVSPNWLAQLRAAPSTDPWTHGFAIVLKTSGAVIGSCGYKGPPSSDRVVEIAYSVNVDHQGRGYATEAAAALTRYALESPEVQLVCAHTRPEENASTRVLTKCGFRWVGEVNDPEDGFVWRWERTSGVG
- a CDS encoding GFA family protein, whose protein sequence is MLGDQKEQMNQSSIHGGCLCGTVTFEVNPPFQKMAHCHCSRCRKGTGTGHATNLTIDPSQFRWLSGEEVITRYDLPTAKSFSKWFCSHCGCPVPRLTRNGKIMVIPAGSLDTAPSITPTDHIFWASRVPWGCASGGLPTHAEYPESW
- a CDS encoding DUF4037 domain-containing protein, translating into MALYPQSIWVKISLGLPLHDPYGVLAALKTQTTPYPAKLKQATIDKFAWEISFSLVVAQKAVARGDVAYAAGCCFRSVACMNQVLFALNEAYLLNEKGAVALANSFTLCPANYQRRIESVFALLAADAGLIKEAIVILDEIERELSQWYGDRRLAV